The Anolis carolinensis isolate JA03-04 chromosome 2, rAnoCar3.1.pri, whole genome shotgun sequence genome contains the following window.
gtttagttgttttgtccggtgccgtgattccattacccttttatatatatagatttatcttccttttctttcatatTCCTCTACCTTGGACCAATCTGTAAATCTAATCGGATTTCCTGAATTTTTCTTTCGAAAAAAActttaatttgtccatatcctgATCTCTCTCACTTTCTGGGTTCATTCTTCTATAGTTGGTGTTTCCTTCTGCTTCCACTGTTTTGCATAATAACTAATTCTAGCAGCTGTAGTCAAATAGGTGAATAAAATGTCATCGTTGGAATCTAATTGTATGTCCAAATCTGTTATACCTAAAaggtagtattctggtttcatgagGAATTTGATCTTAAGGATATGTTGGTATGCTGTATGGATTTTCTCCCAGATTTTTTTGCTactttgcaagtccaccacatatggacaAAACTACCCTCTTAATTCTTACATTtccaaatttgtgtgtgtgtgtgtgtgtgtgtgtattttatacattaAACTATGTTTCCTCAGCGTGATGTACCAGCGGTGGAACATTTTTAACCAGTTCTCTTTCAAATCCATAGCATAtgtatgttttaactttttgttccaaattgattcccattctGAGAATGCTATTGTTCTTCTCAAATTttctgcccatttaatcatgtgACCTAATAAGGAAGCAATGCTGAGGAACACCTCTACTTTGTTAATGCAGCTACGCCTGGATCGATGATACAAGATGTATTGTAGGCAGACTAGCCTGATgtttaatctttttatttatttccccagATGCCCTGATATCAGGACACAAGTGGCAGAAAGGTGAGTGTTCAATAAGAAACCAAGATTGTGGGATGAAACGGGAAAGGGAATGTGAGGATGGAAATGAGATTTCTCATCCAACTCTTCCCATCTTCTCTTTTTCCATATCTTTCCCTATCACAAACAGCAAATATCACTCTGGATCCAAACACAGCACACCCACAACTCATCCTTTCTCATGGCCGTAAGAGTGTGAGATGGGGAGAAAAATGCCAAAAGTTGCCGCAGAAGGCGGAAAGATTTGAAGAAAAATTTATCGTGTTGGGCCGTGAGGGATTCACAACCGGGAGACATTTCTGGGACATTTTTGTAGGCAGTGAAGAGGAATGGGCCGTGGGAGTTGCCAGGAAATCTGTGGAGAGAAAGGGCGCCATTGAGTTTTCTCCCAAAGGAGGAATCTGGGAGATGGGGAAGTGGGGAGGGCAATACAGGGCCCCCAACCCCAGTAATGACAATCTTCTCTCACTAGACAAGGAACTCAAGAGGATCCGCATTTGTCTGAACAGTGCAGCAGGTCATATGACTTTTTATGATTTAGACACTACAACCCGAATCCACACCTTCTTAGCACCCTCCTTCTCAGAAGAGACTCTCCTCCCCTTCTTTTGGGTGAGGCGAAATGGTTACCTCCACATTTTATAATAAAATGTACAAGCGTGCTTCCTAAATCAAAATAATAGGATTGTTTTCTCAGAAGGCTAGATATATCGATCTATTGATCGATCAATTTTAGGGAGCATTTTGACAATCCTAGACATGGTTAAACTAAATTACTATTTAGTCTTTCATTTTCTTTGACTATCTTTCCAACCTCTGCAGTTATCttctaaaagaaacaaaaccaaaaaacccaaaaacacttttaacagtgATAAATAATTTGAGGAGGGTACACACTGTAGGAAAGAGGTAGACTGGGAATCCCTATTATAAAATTGTATTATGAGGCATGTTGTTTAGTATGGTTGGAGGAATGGATACTACTAAGATGAAAGACTCATGAAAATGGGAAGTTATGACTTAAGATTTGGGCGGTATAGTTTTTTTTGGTATGATGAAGTTAAGGCACTTGCTGAATATTAAAGGCTCTTCTATGAGTTTGGTATACATAGTAGCAAAGACTTTATCTAATCAACCTCTTCTAATCAACCTGCTTAAGCAGGGGTTAAAACTTGGATAAGGTTGTTTTTTGATGACCTTTTTTTACTTTGAACAAGAGAGATGCTGcttaagcagtggttcttaacctgggatttccagatgtttttggcctacagctcccagaaatcccagcctgtttacaagctgttaggatttctgggagttgaaggccaaaaacatctggggacccacaggttgagaaccactgttcttaaGGAAGGCAAAGATATCCGTTTCCTTATATGCAACTTCAGGATAGATTAAATCAAGGTAAGAGAGCTCTACCTATAGAAATGGAAGGCAATGAGTTTTGTTTAGCCTTGTGAAAAGATGAGAATCATGTAATTCAAATAGtatacaaatatattttgaaattagACGTAGTAGATGAACCTACaaaagagtacagtagagtctcacttatccaacactcgcttatccaacattctggattatccaacgcatttttgtagtcaatgttttcaatatattttggtgctaaattcgtaaatacagtaattactacgtagcattactgcgtattgaactactttttctgccagatttgttgtataacatgatgttttggtgcttaatttgtaaaatcataacttaatttgatgtttaataggcttctccttaatccctccttattatccaacatattcgcttatccaacgttctgccggcccgtttatgttggataagtgagactctactgtatataagatgGGCCCAAAACATTGATTATAATGTTCCAATGGAAAAATGTGGATCAAAGATAtaaattttgctttgttttgtaattaaGAAACATATACAACATAGGATgatgtataaaaggtaaaggtttcccctgacgttaagtccagtcgtgaccgactctgggggttggtgctcatctccatttctaagccgaagagccggcattgcccatagacacctccaaggtcatgtggctggcatgactgcatggagcgccgttaccttcccgccggagcggtacctattgatctactcacatttgcatgttttcgaactgctaggttggcaggagctggggctaacagcgggcattcactctgctcccggaatttgaacctgggacctttcagtctgcaagttcagcagctcagtgctttaacacacttcgccaccggggttccaggATGATGTATAGATAGTATATAACTCCAAATAAGTTGTCAAAAGTGTCTAAGAATGTTTCAGATCAATGTTGACTATATCAATATAAGTAGGGTTCCCTCTTCTATATTGGTAAATTTGTCAAACGGGAAAGACTTATTGCTCTAAGATTAACACtttaatccaataaataaatacataaataaataataatatcagttgAAATGCTTTTTTTGGACTTTATGGATAAAGAACTGGATAGTaaatacagatttttttcaatataTGGCAACAACCGCAAGAACTTAGTTTGGAAACTGATTGAAGGAACCATCATGAATTGTTAAGAATCAATCCCGTAGCCAAGGGGTTTAACCCTCCCTCCCCCAAAatgtttcaggtaaaaaaaaagaatcctggtttacacatgaattttaattgcttaaccaaatccccatgccaaatatatgagaagcaaaaaattgACTTTCTCCaaaactacaagcactatctcaatcaAATTgtgattattcacactatcattacttaCCTTTATactaatttacattgcaatagtagCAATAGCTATTATAGTGTAAGCAACCTAGTTGGTCCATCCACAACCAAAACTGAGAaaactgtggaaactgaggtgtctcCCACTGgtccatctaatccaagccctgccaaagaaaccatgcaacaggagcaaagagaagaaactATGTCGTTGTTAGACCTTGGACATTtttgaacaagactgtttctgatgaccaagtgaaagctcagttagtgcaaaatctacagactccattgccaggatacaTATTTTCTGTGGATAAGAAGCGCCATCTAAGATTTCAATCCAAATGGTTCAACAGATTTCCCTGGCTCATTACATCTGTCAGTACTGTGTGAtgtttgaaatgaaatgaaatgaaatgatgaTATGAATGATATGATATGAAATGATATGAAATGAAACAGCCAGGCCAGGTAAGCCCTGAATAAAGTGGGAAAAGACCCTTGTGAAGGATAGTTGAAGGCTTCCTCAAAGCATCTAGAAATGATTGTTTCTACTTTCCTAAAGATTTCAGTTTGAATGGCCATCTCtatgctgtgtatgtgtgtgtatgtatacatgcatgcatacatgttgGCAGGCAACTGGTGAAGgatctgctccccccccccccccccccgcttttacTTTGTTAATCTGCTTCAGTAAACTCATTAAGTGATTCTGGAGATGATGCTGTTACCTTGCCTGCTGTAGGCATACATACACAGCTTCAATAGAATAACTTAGAATAGAATGTTGCTTTTTCCCAGGATTGTTTATTGGATTGTTCACTGCAGATATGCTGCTGCAACCTAAAGCAGAAAATCCGTATTCCTCCCGTTCTCCTTCACCAGTTTCACAGCACTGatactgattttaaaaaagatcaaGCTAGACAGACCATGAGGTGGGCcacatccacattgccatataatgaaattacattatatggtcagtgttgtgtagagtcatataatgtgGCTTgctacagacatgggcaaaccagctattaggaattgtgggacttggagtccaaaacacttggaggacctaaATTTGCCTATgtctggtctacactgactatataatgcagtttcaaagggTGTAGATGAGGTTGTGGAAGACAGCTTGGGCAGATGTAAAAAAACTTTGTGAAAAGAAGCTTTTTTATCAGAGGTTTTGTCAACTGAGATATGGCTGTAACTTCAGTTGTTGAAACCTCAGGATTATACCAAGAACctcagcaaacaacaacaatataacaaaaataaaatttatttcttttttttaaaataaattttattggtatataaaataattagataacaacgaaagagtgagaacaatgatttttgacattttacccacatctcctGGCTACACTATCTACAGATTAAGGAACAGTACAATAAAGATAGAGAAATTGAATTCAGCCAAAGTGAGCAATTTTGGGATAAAATCTTAGAAACGGAAAATAAGATAATTACAAAAACTTATAATAAACTATTGGAGTGGTCCACAGAAGAGGAAACAGTAAAAAattgcatgattaaatgggcagaaaataaaataaaatttatttcttaACCACCTCTCCTCAAGGGTGGAGGAAGTATAACATATTTAAAGCACATAGATGAAATGTA
Protein-coding sequences here:
- the LOC100558727 gene encoding E3 ubiquitin-protein ligase TRIM7, coding for MLVYTVQTTMESQDLLKIMKTEMEKTKVNFRQLHHFLEAEEKLLLAQMEKVVKEITGKRDTVLIRVSKEMSSLENCVREMEEKCQQPQLHLLQDVKNISLSTKKKKAFKNPMLFPPKLKWQIWDCSDVNSFQVGIMNQFRDALISGHKWQKANITLDPNTAHPQLILSHGRKSVRWGEKCQKLPQKAERFEEKFIVLGREGFTTGRHFWDIFVGSEEEWAVGVARKSVERKGAIEFSPKGGIWEMGKWGGQYRAPNPSNDNLLSLDKELKRIRICLNSAAGHMTFYDLDTTTRIHTFLAPSFSEETLLPFFWVRRNGYLHIL